In Lewinellaceae bacterium, a single window of DNA contains:
- a CDS encoding T9SS type A sorting domain-containing protein: protein MPEGLLANTCLAVSGLLLIDEDYDISGGEVYIHPGSEIGVGLGSEQVTFALSAMWQSSGLQGCGQMWKGIRVGDDSRLVLKGARIADAQYAIHALNKSKILVDESFFNRNYISLYFDAAGSATFSLEAFLGTEVLGYEALLPPFAGQSPAPGARPYAGISLRHGVEVEPVRIGGLGTSAGQQNRFDGLRNGILAENTPLAVHNSAFADIETADAEPYPFTGFGIRHTGGAAHPLLQRGRGASRADGPSFRNCAHAIWAEGTAADIANNYMTACGYGVQVQLAQNRKVFVNNNLMEVSRTGIDLLSNAPLPILEVAGNDITTTSRGINVEETGIAFTDAAIRSNTVTLAGKGFGLRLRGVNGLEASSNDIYMEQAVQTAAGIRVNGAVDCMIRENYVAGPGPDNLFFVGLDVLDGSSSVFDCNTFTELGTGAEFEGSCMGSTVSTNTFLPGELGMGWGLAYRSSLNIGVQSHTGNLWEVNSGLPNDGYGVAAAVSYGSIFSELADNGYFINDDTPPIYPASFDFPNFPPAAQQAAEEAWFNLDDGEVADTCLQNGGMEPIEVKDIHLKTARSEQLDEDYPGAMLWAAQLQLYRELDVEEWPADEVLDSFYLANDTTLLSAFYKLEKGRDSLYRLLPTETAQIQQWGQELDGLIGFVLEKDSLIAAGATGLENARDSLLNEAAGLCVAMDSLEQIVLQARVNFTETLLAENSALGDTAVYQTNEKLVSKIFLNTLAQRSSAFDAQQTENLLAIAGQCPLSGGRAVHYARSLYQLVADSTFADICEAGSERFASGQVTVFEEENSGVRIFPNPTSGELVVEGYCGRINIVNQLGQPVWSRDLPEGEFLHLFNLQNLPSGIYFLRAWLKNEPIYQARLIISK from the coding sequence TTGCCAGAGGGGTTGCTGGCCAATACCTGCCTGGCCGTCTCCGGCCTGCTGCTGATCGACGAGGATTACGACATTTCCGGCGGGGAGGTGTATATCCACCCCGGCTCGGAAATAGGCGTGGGCCTTGGCAGCGAGCAGGTTACCTTTGCCCTCAGCGCCATGTGGCAAAGCTCGGGCCTGCAAGGCTGCGGGCAGATGTGGAAGGGCATCCGGGTGGGCGACGATTCCCGCCTGGTGCTCAAAGGCGCCCGCATAGCGGACGCCCAGTACGCCATACATGCGTTGAACAAATCCAAAATACTCGTGGACGAATCCTTCTTCAACCGCAACTACATCAGCCTCTATTTCGACGCGGCCGGCAGCGCAACCTTCTCCCTGGAAGCCTTCCTGGGAACAGAAGTACTGGGCTACGAAGCCCTGCTGCCGCCCTTTGCCGGGCAGTCGCCCGCGCCGGGCGCCCGCCCGTACGCGGGCATAAGCCTGCGCCACGGCGTAGAGGTAGAGCCCGTCCGCATCGGCGGCCTGGGAACCAGCGCTGGTCAGCAGAACCGCTTCGACGGTCTGCGCAATGGCATCCTCGCCGAGAACACGCCCCTGGCGGTGCACAATTCCGCCTTCGCAGACATCGAAACGGCGGATGCCGAGCCGTATCCCTTCACCGGCTTCGGTATCCGCCATACGGGCGGCGCGGCCCACCCGCTGCTGCAGCGTGGCCGGGGCGCCAGCCGAGCCGACGGCCCCTCCTTCCGCAACTGCGCCCACGCCATCTGGGCAGAAGGCACAGCGGCCGACATTGCCAATAACTACATGACAGCCTGCGGCTACGGCGTGCAGGTGCAACTGGCCCAAAACCGGAAAGTCTTCGTCAACAACAACCTGATGGAAGTCAGCCGGACGGGCATCGACTTGCTGAGCAACGCCCCCCTCCCCATCTTGGAAGTAGCCGGCAACGACATCACCACCACAAGCCGGGGCATCAACGTAGAGGAAACCGGCATCGCCTTCACCGACGCGGCTATCCGCTCCAATACCGTCACCCTGGCTGGCAAGGGCTTTGGCCTGCGCCTCCGGGGCGTGAATGGGCTGGAGGCAAGCAGCAATGATATCTATATGGAACAGGCCGTGCAAACCGCCGCCGGCATCCGCGTCAATGGGGCCGTGGATTGTATGATCCGCGAAAACTACGTGGCCGGCCCGGGGCCGGATAACCTGTTCTTTGTGGGGCTGGATGTGCTGGATGGCAGCAGCAGTGTTTTTGACTGCAATACCTTCACCGAACTGGGTACGGGGGCGGAATTTGAGGGCAGCTGTATGGGCAGCACGGTGAGCACCAATACTTTCCTGCCGGGCGAGCTGGGCATGGGGTGGGGGCTGGCGTACCGGAGCAGCTTGAACATCGGGGTGCAAAGCCATACGGGCAATTTGTGGGAGGTGAATAGCGGGTTGCCGAATGACGGGTATGGGGTCGCTGCGGCGGTGAGTTATGGGAGTATATTTTCCGAATTAGCCGATAACGGTTATTTTATCAACGATGATACTCCTCCTATTTATCCTGCCTCATTTGATTTCCCAAATTTCCCACCTGCTGCGCAACAAGCAGCCGAAGAAGCTTGGTTCAACCTTGATGACGGAGAAGTCGCCGATACTTGCCTCCAAAATGGCGGGATGGAGCCGATAGAAGTTAAAGACATCCACCTCAAAACCGCCCGCAGTGAACAGTTGGACGAAGATTATCCCGGTGCCATGCTCTGGGCGGCACAGCTTCAGCTATACCGGGAGTTGGATGTGGAAGAATGGCCTGCTGACGAAGTCCTAGATAGCTTTTATCTGGCTAATGACACTACACTTCTATCTGCCTTTTATAAGTTGGAAAAAGGCAGAGATAGTTTGTATAGGTTATTGCCAACAGAAACGGCCCAAATACAGCAGTGGGGCCAAGAGTTGGATGGTTTGATCGGGTTTGTTCTGGAAAAAGATAGCTTAATTGCAGCAGGTGCTACCGGATTGGAAAACGCACGGGATAGCCTGCTAAATGAAGCGGCAGGCCTTTGTGTTGCCATGGACTCCCTGGAGCAGATTGTCCTTCAGGCTCGTGTCAATTTTACAGAAACACTGCTTGCAGAAAACAGTGCTTTGGGCGATACAGCAGTTTATCAAACCAATGAAAAACTGGTTAGCAAAATATTCCTTAATACGCTTGCCCAGAGAAGCAGCGCTTTCGATGCTCAACAAACGGAAAACCTTTTGGCCATTGCCGGCCAATGCCCGCTTTCCGGTGGCAGGGCAGTGCATTACGCGCGCAGCCTGTATCAGTTGGTTGCTGATTCAACCTTTGCAGATATATGCGAGGCAGGTTCTGAAAGATTTGCTTCCGGACAGGTAACTGTCTTTGAAGAAGAAAACTCTGGCGTTCGCATTTTCCCCAACCCAACCTCCGGCGAACTGGTGGTAGAGGGTTATTGTGGCCGAATTAATATTGTCAATCAATTGGGGCAGCCCGTGTGGAGCAGGGATTTGCCGGAAGGCGAATTTCTGCATCTTTTCAACCTTCAAAATCTGCCCAGTGGCATTTACTTCTTGCGAGCCTGGCTCAAGAACGAACCTATCTACCAGGCCAGGTTGATCATTTCCAAATAA
- a CDS encoding universal stress protein: MTQSPTAIQPFQVRQAMVALELGPTDNKILEYLDFFTKEIPTGAAYFLHVLPKFDLLNTMMEREARALVSNYEINDEVITRMERKIRSRLTDDHTVHIEFDVKEGNPLEELLEDTNDVKADLVVIGQRSGASQHGILAKNLARKAPCNALVIPDKAKPRIKKILVPVDFSEYAIKALRTAVALNLELYERAEIVCLNIYEVPNLSVYKIQKTKEQFQDMLEKDHRDAFTAFLNTHIPEHKDNIKVELACREGAGIAQYIMDYAVNNQADLIVMGAKGHSQVELLLMGSVTEKLLAINETTPTLVVK; this comes from the coding sequence ATGACACAATCACCAACGGCCATTCAGCCCTTCCAGGTCCGCCAGGCCATGGTTGCCCTCGAATTGGGGCCAACCGACAACAAAATCCTGGAATACCTCGATTTCTTCACCAAAGAAATCCCTACCGGGGCAGCGTACTTTCTGCACGTACTGCCCAAGTTCGACCTGCTCAACACCATGATGGAGCGGGAGGCCCGGGCATTGGTCAGCAACTACGAGATCAACGACGAGGTCATCACCCGGATGGAGCGCAAAATCCGCTCCCGCCTGACGGATGACCATACGGTGCACATCGAGTTTGACGTCAAGGAGGGCAACCCCCTGGAAGAACTGCTGGAAGACACAAACGACGTAAAGGCCGACCTGGTGGTCATCGGGCAAAGGAGCGGCGCCAGCCAGCACGGCATTCTGGCCAAAAACCTGGCGCGCAAGGCGCCATGCAACGCCCTGGTTATTCCGGATAAGGCCAAGCCCCGGATCAAAAAGATACTGGTGCCGGTCGACTTTTCCGAGTACGCTATCAAAGCGCTGCGCACAGCGGTAGCCCTCAACCTGGAATTGTACGAGCGGGCCGAGATCGTCTGCCTCAACATCTACGAAGTACCGAACCTCAGCGTCTACAAGATTCAGAAAACCAAGGAACAGTTTCAGGATATGCTGGAAAAGGACCATCGGGACGCCTTCACCGCATTCCTGAACACCCATATACCCGAGCACAAAGACAACATCAAGGTAGAATTGGCCTGTCGCGAAGGTGCCGGCATAGCTCAGTACATCATGGACTACGCCGTCAACAACCAGGCCGACCTCATCGTAATGGGCGCCAAAGGGCACTCCCAGGTGGAACTGCTGCTGATGGGCAGCGTGACCGAAAAACTGCTGGCCATCAATGAAACGACCCCAACGCTGGTCGTAAAATAA
- a CDS encoding CBS domain-containing protein produces the protein MITATATVADIMSKNVLFAHTGQSFTQLCRLFFEMDIHHLPVADEMGKLIGILSTNDVLKAYGRKVPSLKRADDAMLNEHITIYDLMTQDPISVPPGTTLKEAAQLLATHNIQSLPVVEGQKVVGIVTSRDLIRYLAGA, from the coding sequence ATGATCACGGCCACCGCTACCGTCGCCGACATTATGAGCAAAAATGTCCTTTTTGCCCATACCGGCCAGAGTTTCACCCAATTGTGCCGCCTCTTTTTCGAGATGGACATTCACCATCTGCCGGTGGCCGACGAAATGGGAAAGCTCATCGGCATCCTCAGCACCAACGACGTGCTGAAAGCCTACGGCAGAAAGGTGCCGTCGCTGAAGCGGGCCGACGATGCCATGTTGAATGAGCACATTACCATTTATGACCTGATGACGCAAGACCCGATCAGCGTTCCGCCCGGCACGACCCTCAAGGAAGCGGCTCAACTGCTGGCTACCCACAACATTCAGTCCCTCCCCGTGGTGGAAGGGCAAAAGGTGGTGGGCATCGTCACCAGCCGGGACCTGATCCGCTACCTGGCCGGCGCCTGA
- a CDS encoding universal stress protein: MMKSILAPTDFSACAFQATEAAAGLARRFGAALHLMTCLDIPDNWDQLSPREKAQIPEAQQRIYNAEVLFNDLRRRFADIEVKTACCGGKLPAEVERYVRRFAIDFIVMGSHGAGGKNDYFVGTNTQRVVRQVHCPTLVIKDPVKEVNFDKVVFASSFHENERAPFLKFKDFVKHFVPEIHLVEIHTSSLLDPPYFLSHEAMEEFRSLCAPFRCETHIHRNFNVERGIRAFAEEVGARLIGISNHNRHPLKRMLAGSNVEALINHSSIPVLSIDYPN, encoded by the coding sequence ATGATGAAGAGCATCCTGGCCCCCACCGATTTTTCCGCCTGCGCTTTTCAGGCAACGGAAGCAGCTGCTGGCCTGGCCCGCCGTTTCGGAGCCGCTCTCCACCTGATGACGTGCCTGGACATCCCCGATAACTGGGACCAGCTTTCCCCCCGGGAGAAGGCCCAGATACCCGAGGCCCAGCAAAGAATATACAACGCGGAAGTGCTGTTCAACGACCTGCGCCGGCGCTTTGCCGATATTGAAGTCAAAACGGCCTGCTGCGGCGGAAAGCTCCCTGCCGAAGTAGAACGATATGTCCGGCGCTTCGCCATCGACTTCATCGTTATGGGGTCTCACGGCGCCGGGGGAAAGAATGATTATTTTGTTGGCACCAATACGCAAAGAGTCGTGCGGCAGGTGCACTGCCCCACCCTGGTGATCAAGGATCCGGTGAAAGAGGTGAACTTCGACAAGGTGGTTTTTGCATCCAGTTTTCACGAGAACGAACGGGCGCCTTTCCTGAAATTCAAAGACTTCGTCAAGCACTTCGTCCCGGAAATACACCTGGTGGAAATACACACTTCCTCCCTGCTCGACCCGCCTTATTTCCTAAGCCACGAGGCCATGGAGGAATTCCGCAGCTTGTGCGCTCCTTTCCGCTGCGAGACGCACATTCACCGCAACTTCAATGTAGAACGGGGCATCCGGGCTTTTGCCGAAGAAGTAGGGGCCCGGCTGATCGGCATTTCCAACCACAACCGCCACCCGCTTAAGCGCATGCTGGCCGGCAGCAATGTGGAGGCGCTCATCAACCATTCCAGCATTCCCGTGCTGAGTATTGATTACCCAAACTAA
- a CDS encoding universal stress protein: protein MKKILFPTDFSEAARNAFAYAVQLAEALEARIDVMSVYHLPINDAGRVPPDYIERMLNEKKQSVDQHLKEFTNDHSQKIIGELKSEYGIFVYQEVIDTAKSGGYSLIVMGTKGERSAIEKMMGSVTTHTMMHAPCPVLAIPEGAEFRPISHIGYATDFEPSDEHAVEQLMEFAGRLGSAIHFVHIDTKAVAGSVEDYVMVENYPFPFTNFSVVGSRSVSEGLDQFVRKNKIDVLALFIPNRRLWERLFHSSFTKQMAFHSKVPLLVFRE, encoded by the coding sequence ATGAAAAAGATACTATTTCCTACCGATTTCTCGGAAGCCGCCCGGAATGCATTTGCCTATGCCGTACAACTGGCGGAAGCGCTGGAGGCCAGGATCGATGTGATGAGCGTTTACCACCTGCCCATCAACGATGCCGGGCGGGTGCCGCCCGACTATATCGAACGCATGCTCAACGAAAAGAAACAAAGCGTTGATCAGCACCTCAAGGAATTCACCAACGATCATTCCCAAAAAATAATCGGCGAGCTAAAGTCCGAATATGGCATCTTCGTTTACCAGGAGGTCATCGACACCGCCAAAAGCGGGGGCTACAGCCTCATCGTGATGGGCACCAAAGGAGAACGCAGCGCCATCGAAAAGATGATGGGAAGCGTGACCACCCACACCATGATGCACGCGCCCTGCCCGGTGCTCGCCATCCCGGAGGGCGCGGAGTTCCGGCCCATAAGCCATATCGGCTACGCTACCGACTTCGAGCCCAGCGATGAACATGCGGTGGAACAACTCATGGAATTTGCGGGCAGGCTGGGCAGCGCCATCCATTTCGTCCATATAGACACCAAAGCCGTGGCGGGAAGCGTGGAAGACTATGTCATGGTGGAAAACTACCCCTTCCCCTTTACGAACTTCTCGGTGGTGGGCAGCCGGTCGGTCTCCGAAGGGCTCGACCAGTTCGTCCGGAAAAACAAGATCGACGTCCTGGCCCTGTTCATCCCCAACCGCCGACTGTGGGAACGCCTGTTCCACAGCAGTTTTACCAAGCAGATGGCGTTTCACAGCAAGGTGCCGTTGCTGGTGTTTCGGGAGTAA
- a CDS encoding ABC transporter ATP-binding protein has protein sequence MNNSFWRLLGYLRNYKANVSLNVLSNILTAVFTAASIPLLVPFLEILFDRREPVMQKPAAITDINSLTTSFNYYLSQLVVEQGKETALAFVCIIILSAFFLKNLFRYLSLFFMAPVRNGIIRDIRGQLFDKVLILPLSYFSEERKGDLMSRITADVQEVEWSILNVLEAVFREPLIIVGALAFMVYVSPSLTVFVFVLMIFTAVVIGGIGRSLKRSSAAVQEKLGLLVSIIEEALGGLRIIKGFNAERYQREKFSKENNAYRRTLTRLLWRRDLSSPLSEFLGIATVAVLLWYGSRQVFDGQLAAETFLTFIFAFYNVIDPAKSLTKAIYNIQKGVAAMERVERVLDAEVSIKEKPDALPISSFQEKIEYRNVSFTYRPEEGPVLQNINLEIPRGQVVALVGASGAGKSTLVDLLPRFYDATQGGIFLDGHDIRDYQIHALRHLMGIVSQEAILFNDTIYNNIVFGMEGVGEEEVHRAARVANAHDFIMATEQGYQTNIGDRGGKLSGGQRQRLTIARAILKNPPILILDEATSALDSESEKLVQQALLELMKNRTSIVIAHRLSTIQHADEIVVMRDGQIIERGGHEALLRQGGEYRKLVEMQAF, from the coding sequence ATGAACAACAGCTTCTGGCGCCTTCTTGGCTACCTGCGCAATTACAAAGCCAATGTTTCCCTCAATGTGCTGAGCAACATCCTGACCGCAGTCTTTACGGCGGCCAGCATCCCTTTATTGGTGCCTTTCCTGGAGATTCTCTTCGACCGGCGGGAGCCGGTGATGCAAAAACCGGCGGCCATCACCGACATCAACAGCCTGACGACGAGTTTCAACTACTACCTCAGCCAGCTGGTGGTGGAGCAGGGCAAAGAAACGGCCCTGGCTTTTGTCTGCATCATCATCCTGTCTGCTTTTTTTTTAAAAAACCTCTTTCGGTACCTGTCCCTCTTTTTCATGGCGCCGGTGCGAAACGGCATCATCCGGGACATCCGCGGGCAGTTGTTCGACAAGGTGCTGATCCTGCCCTTGTCCTACTTTTCGGAAGAGCGCAAAGGCGACCTGATGTCCCGCATCACCGCCGATGTGCAGGAGGTGGAATGGAGCATTCTGAACGTGCTGGAAGCCGTTTTCCGGGAACCGCTGATCATCGTCGGGGCACTGGCGTTTATGGTCTATGTGAGCCCTTCTCTCACCGTTTTTGTCTTCGTGCTTATGATCTTCACCGCCGTGGTGATCGGCGGGATCGGCCGTTCGCTCAAGCGCAGCTCAGCCGCTGTTCAGGAGAAGCTGGGACTGCTGGTCTCCATCATCGAGGAGGCCCTGGGCGGCCTTCGCATCATCAAGGGCTTCAATGCGGAGCGCTACCAGCGGGAGAAGTTCTCAAAAGAGAACAACGCCTACCGCCGGACGCTGACCCGCCTGCTGTGGCGGCGCGACCTTTCCTCCCCGCTGTCTGAATTCCTGGGCATTGCCACGGTCGCCGTCCTGCTTTGGTACGGTTCGCGCCAGGTTTTTGACGGGCAGCTGGCGGCCGAGACCTTTCTGACCTTCATCTTCGCTTTCTACAACGTGATCGACCCGGCCAAATCGCTGACCAAGGCCATCTACAACATTCAGAAGGGCGTTGCCGCCATGGAACGGGTGGAGCGGGTGCTGGATGCAGAGGTGAGCATTAAAGAGAAACCCGATGCGCTGCCCATCAGCAGCTTTCAGGAGAAGATCGAATACCGCAATGTCAGCTTTACTTACCGCCCGGAGGAGGGGCCGGTGCTGCAAAATATTAACCTGGAAATCCCTCGCGGGCAGGTGGTCGCCCTGGTGGGTGCTTCCGGTGCCGGAAAATCGACTCTTGTCGATCTGCTCCCCCGCTTCTATGACGCAACGCAGGGCGGCATCTTCCTCGATGGGCACGACATCCGGGACTACCAGATACATGCCCTGCGCCACCTCATGGGCATCGTTTCCCAGGAAGCCATCCTGTTCAACGACACCATTTACAACAACATCGTTTTTGGCATGGAGGGCGTCGGCGAGGAGGAAGTACACCGCGCAGCCCGGGTGGCCAACGCCCACGATTTCATCATGGCCACTGAGCAGGGTTACCAAACCAACATCGGAGACCGGGGCGGCAAGTTGAGCGGCGGCCAGCGGCAACGCCTGACCATCGCCCGCGCCATCCTGAAAAATCCGCCCATCCTCATTCTGGATGAAGCCACCTCCGCCCTGGATAGCGAGTCGGAAAAACTGGTGCAGCAGGCCCTGCTGGAGTTGATGAAAAACCGGACCTCCATCGTGATCGCCCACCGCCTGTCCACCATTCAGCACGCCGACGAGATCGTCGTCATGAGGGATGGCCAGATCATAGAACGCGGCGGACACGAGGCGCTGCTGCGCCAGGGGGGAGAGTATAGGAAACTGGTGGAGATGCAGGCGTTTTGA